The Pseudomonas sp. FP198 genomic interval GACGCCCTCGACACCGAATACTTCGCCAACAAGGTCAAGGACAGCAACGGCGTTTACCTGGTGCCAGCCTTCACCGGCCTCGGCGCACCATACTGGGACCCCTACGCCCGTGGCGCGCTGTTCGGCCTGACCCGTGGCGTGCGGGTCGATCACATCATCCGGGCCGCGCTGGAATCCATCGCCTACCAGACCCGCGACGTACTCGACGCCATGCAACAGGATGCCGGCGAACGCCTCAAGTCCTTGCGCGTGGACGGTGGCGCCGTGGCCAACAATTTCCTCATGCAATTTCAGGCCGACATTCTTGGCACGCAGGTCGAACGCCCGAAAATGCGCGAAACCACCGCCCTCGGCGCGGCGTACCTGGCGGGCCTGGCATGCGGTTTCTGGGGCAGCCTGGAAGAGTTGCGTGGCAAAGCGGTCATCGAGCGCGAGTTCGAACCGCAGCTGGATGAGCAAGCCAAGGAAAAACTCTACGCGGGATGGAAAAAAGCCGTCAGCCGCACGCGCGATTGGGAGCCCCACGAAGACGCTGAATGACTGTTGAACCGGGGACGATGAGGATCTGAAACTGGTCGGGAAAGGATTCCTGCGGCATCATGGGCAAATTTTGTACGGCAGCCCAAAGGAAGCCCCATGAATCTGCCTCCCCGCCAGCAGCAAATCCTTGAACTGGTCCGCGAACGCGGCTATGTCAGCATCGAGGAAATGGCGCAGCTATTCGTCGTCACCCCGCAGACCATCCGCCGCGACATCAATCAACTGGCGGAAGTGAACCTGCTCCGCCGCTACCACGGTGGCGCCGCTTACGATTCCAGCGTGGAAAACACCGCCTACGCCATGCGCGCCGATCAGATGCGCGATGAGAAGCAACGCATTGCCGAAGCGATCGCTGCGCAGATTCCCGACCACGCCTCGCTGTTCATCAATATCGGTACCACCACCGAATCCATCGCCCGGGCGCTGCTCAACCACAACCATCTGAAAGTCATCACCAACAACCTGCACGTGGCGTCGATCCTCAGTGCCAAGGATGATTTCGAAGTCCTGATCGCCGGTGGCAACGTGCGCCGTGACGGCGGTGTGGTCGGTCAGGCCAGCGTCGATTTCATCAATCAGTTCAAAGTCGACTTCGCCCTGGTGGGCATCAGCGGGATCGACGAGGACGGCAGCCTGCTGGACTTTGACTACCAGGAGGTCCGGGTCTCCCAAGCCATCATCGCCAACGCCCGGCAGGTATTGCTGGCGGCGGATTCCAGCAAGTTCGGGCGCAACGCCATGGTCCGCCTGGGCCCGATCAGCCTGATCGATTGCCTGGTGACCGACCAGCAACCGGTGCCGGCCCTGGCGCAACTATTGACCCAGCACAAGATTCGGCTGGAGGTGGTCTGACTTCCCCCCGGTCCCCCGTGGCGAGGGAGCTTGCTCCCGCTCGGCGGCGTAGCCGTCGTTAAACCAACTGAACGCGGCTCGCCTGAAGAAACGCGCCGGCCTGCTTGGGATGGCTTCGCCATCCAGCGGAAGCAAGCTCCCTCGCCACAAAAGCCTCCCCAACTCCTTTTTGTTCGAAAGTTTTCCTTTCAGCGTACTTCGATCAGTATTTTCAATCGGATTCGACTGGCTGTTGCTGTGCTTATGGGCTAGTATTTTCGCAAATGAACATTTATGTTCGAATTCAAATATTTCGAAAAAAGAACCCGAGGCCAGCCGATGCCCAATTCCACCTTGCCTATGCCCCCTCTCGCTGAAATCTATGACGTCGCCGTCATCGGTGGCGGTATCAATGGTGTAGGGATCGCCGCGGATGCTGCTGGTCGCGGTCTTTCGGTGTTCCTTTGCGAAAAGGACGATTTGGCCAGCCACACCTCTTCGGCCAGCAGCAAGCTGATCCATGGCGGCCTGCGTTATCTCGAACATTACGAATTCCGCTTGGTGCGTGAAGCACTCGCCGAGCGCGAAGTGCTGCTGACCAAGGCTCCGCATATCGTCAAGCAGATGCGCTTCGTGTTGCCCCATCGCCCGCACCTGCGTCCGGCCTGGATGATCCGCGCCGGCCTGTTCCTTTATGATCACCTGGGCAAGCGCGAGCAGCTCGCCGGCTCCCGGAGTCTGAAATTCGGCGCCGACAGCGCATTGAAAAGCGAGATCACCAAAGGCTTCGAATACTCCGATTGCTGGGTCGATGACGCCCGGCTGGTGGTACTCAATGCCATGGCCGCGCGAGAAAAAGGCGCGCATATCCACACCCGCACCCGTTGCGTCAGTGCTCGGCGCAGCAAAGGCCTGTGGCAACTGAACCTGGAACGTGCCGACGGCAGCCTGTTTTCAATCCAGGCCAAATCGCTGGTGAACGCCGCCGGCCCATGGGTCGCCAAGTTCATTCGTGATGACCTGAAGATGGAATCGCCCTACGGCATCCGCCTGATCCAGGGCAGCCACCTGATCGTGCCAAAACTCTACGAAGGCGAGCATGCGCACATTCTTCAAAACGAAGACCAGCGCATCGTCTTCACCATCCCATATCTGAATCAATTCACCCTGATAGGCACGACCGACCGCGAATACACCGGCGATCCGGCCAAGGTGGCAATTACCGAGGGTGAAACGGACTACCTGCTGAAAGTCGTCAATGCGCACTTCAAGAAGCAGATCAGCCGCGACGACATTCTGCACAGCTATTCCGGGGTCCGGCCTTTGTGCAACGACGAATCCGACAACCCTTCCGCCGTGACCCGGGACTACACCCTGGCGCTGTCGGGTGGTGGCCAGGAAGCTCCGTTGTTATCAGTGTTCGGCGGCAAACTCACTACGTACCGCAAGCTTGCCGAGTCGGCGATGGCCCAGCTGGCTCCGTATTTCACCCAGATGCGCCCGAGCTGGACGGCCCTTGAGACCTTGCCCGGCGGCGAGAACATGACCACGCCACAGGCCTTGTGCTCGGCAATCCGCGACAAGTTCGACTGGCTGCCCACCGATATCGCCCGCCGCTGGGCCACCACCTATGGCAGCCGCACCTGGCGCATGCTCGAAGGCGTGCACAGCCTTGCCGACCTGGGCGAGCACATCGGCGCGGGCCTTTATACCCGGGAGGTCGACTATCTGTGCAGCGACGAGTGGGCCATCGACGCCGAGGATATTCTCTGGCGTCGCAGCAAGCTGGGCTTGTTCACAACCGCCGCTGAACGGGAAAAGCTTCGCACGTATCTGGACAAGGTCGAACACAACCGGCGCAAGATCGAAGCGGCCTGAGCGATATCCCGCTAGCTAAACGTAAAGCCCCTGAATTTCAGGGGCTTTTTGCTATCCGGCATCCGCCACGGATCTCCTGTGGGAGCGAGCCTGCTCGCGAAGAGGCCATCCACTTCACAACTGATGCAACTGAGAGACCGTCTTCGCGAGCAGGCTCGCTCCCACAGGAGTCGATGGGCTCTCAAGTCATTCGGTTTTCCGAACACGACCCGCTAGTCAGTTCGGCAAACCGGATAAACAACCGGCAAAAAACCTGAAACAAAACATTAATTTCTTTTAAAAACATAGTGTTAACCAACTGCCACTGGCCTGGCACGAGTCATGCTCTACACTCGTGGAGACGAACGCCTGTACGCCAACACAACAGGAGCTACTAGGCATTCGAAGCACTCAGGGCCGGTGAACCGGCCGAATACAAAAAAAACAATGTCGAGGAAACATCGATGCGCATCGTTCCCCATCTCCTGGGCGCAGCCGTTGCTGCCGCTCTGATCAGCACGCCGGTTTTCGCAGCCGAACTGACCGGCACGCTGAAAAAGATCAAAGAGTCCGGCGTCGTTACGCTCGGCCACCGCGACGCCTCCATTCCGTTTTCCTACATCGCGGACGCTTCCGGCAAACCGGTCGGCTACTCCCACGACATCCAGCTGAAAGTCGTCGAAGCCCTGAAAAAAGAGCTGGATGTACCGAACCTGCAGGTCAAGTACAACCTGGTCACCTCGCAAACCCGTATCCCGCTGGTGCAGAACGGCACCGTGGACCTGGAGTGCGGCTCCACCACCAATAACGTCGAGCGCCAGCAGCAAGTCGCCTTCTCCGTTGGCATCTTCGAGATCGGCACCAAGCTGCTGTCCAAGAAAGACTCCAAGTACAAGGATTTCGGCGACCTAAACGGCAAGAACGTCGTGACCACCGCCGGCACCACGTCCGAGCGCCTGCTCAAGGCCATGAACGCCGACAAGCAGATGGGCATGAACGTCATCTCTGCCAAGGACCACGGCGAATCCTTCCAGATGCTGGAATCGGGTCGTGCCGTCGCGTTCATGATGGACGACGCGCTGCTGGCCGGCGAAGCCGCCAAGGCCAAGAAGGCCGATGACTGGGCCGTCACCGGTACTCCGCAGTCCTACGAAATCTACGGCTGCATGATGCGCAAGGGCGACGAGCCGTTCAAAAAGGTTGTCGATGACGCCATCAAGGCCACCTACGCGTCGGGCGAGATCAACAAGATCTACGAAAAATGGTTCATGCAACCGATCCCGCCAAAAGGCCTGAACCTCAACTTCCCGATGAGCGACGAACTCAAGGCACTGATCGCCACGCCGACCGATAAAGCGGCTGACGAAAAGAAATCCTGATTTCTGACTAACCTTATCTCCTGAAGGGGCCCCGCTCCTTCAGGGGATGGTCACTCCCTGCTGGCAAATCTGGAAATACTCGAACCGGTGGCTGTCGAGCCGATCGCGTGTGCCTGGCCTTCAAGCCGGGCGGGAACGGAGCTTCCCCAGGCGGGCATTTGTATATCGAACGATCAGAGGGGAGACCCTGATGAATTACAACTGGGACTGGAGCGTGTTCTTCAAGTCCACCGGCGTGGGCAGCGAGATCTATCTCGACTGGTACGTGGCCGGCCTGGGCTGGACCATAGCCATCGCCGTCGTCGCCTGGATCATTGCCCTGCTGCTGGGCTCGATCCTGGGTGTGATGCGCACCGTGCCGAACCGGCTGGTGTCGGGCATCGCGACTTGCTACGTGGAACTCTTTCGTAATGTGCCGCTGCTGGTGCAGCTGTTCATCTGGTACTTCCTGGTGCCGGACCTGCTGCCCGCCGACATGCAGGAATGGTACAAACAGGACCTCAACCCGACCACCTCGGCCTACCTGAGCGTCGTCGTCTGCCTGGGCCTGTTCACTGCCGCACGGGTTTGCGAGCAGGTGCGCACCGGCATCCAGGCGCTGCCACGCGGCCAGGAAGCCGCCGCCCGCGCCATGGGCTTCAAGCTGCCGCAGATCTACTGGAACGTGCTGCTGCCCCAGGCCTACCGGATCATCATTCCGCCGCTTACCTCGGAATTTCTCAACGTCTTCAAGAACTCCTCCGTGGCCTCGCTGATCGGCCTGATGGAGCTGCTCGCGCAGACCAAGCAGACCGCCGAGTTCTCGGCCAACCTGTTCGAAGCCTTTACCCTGGCGACGCTGATCTACTTCACCCTGAACATGAGCCTGATGCTGCTCATGCGCATGGTCGAGAAGAAAGTCGCGGTGCCCGGCCTGATCTCCGTGGGGGGTAAATAATGGAATTCGACTTCACTGGCATCATCCCGGCCATTCCCGGCTTGTGGAACGGCATGGTGATGACCCTCAAGCTGATGGCCCTGGGCGTCGTCGGCGGGATCATCCTGGGGACGATCCTGGCGCTGATGCGCCTGTCCCACAACAAGCTGGTCTCCAACATCGCTGGCGCCTACGTCAACTATTTCCGCTCGATCCCGTTGCTGCTGGTCATCACCTGGTTCTACCTGGCGGTGCCGTTCGTGCTGCGCTGGATCACCGGTGAAGACACGCCGATCGGCGCGTTCGGCTCTTGCGTCGTGGCGTTCATGATGTTCGAGGCGGCTTACTTCTGCGAAATCGTCCGGGCCGGCGTGCAGTCGATCCCCAAGGGCCAGATGGGCGCGGCCCAGGCACTGGGCATGAACTACGGCCAGGTCATGCGCCTGATCATCCTGCCCCAGGCGTTTCGCAAGATGACCCCGCTGTTGCTGCAACAGAGCATCATCCTGTTTCAGGACACCTCGCTGGTCTACACCGTCGGCCTGGTGGACTTCCTCAATGCTTCGCGGGCCAATGGCGACATCATCGGCCGCTCCAATGAGTTCCTGATCATCGCAGGTCTCGTGTACTTCACAATCAGCTTTGCCGCCTCGCTGCTGGTCAAGCGTCTGCAAAAAAGGTTCGCCGTATGATCTCTATCAAGAACATCAACAAGTGGTATGGGGACTTCCAGGTACTGACCAATTGCAGCACCGAGGTCAGCAAGGGTGAGGTTGTGGTGGTGTGCGGGCCGTCGGGTTCGGGCAAGTCCACGCTGATCAAGTGCGTCAACGCGCTGGAGCCGTTCCAGAAGGGCGACATCGTGGTCGATGGCACGTCCATCGCCGACCCGAAGACCAACCTGCCGAAACTGCGTTCGCGCGTGGGCATGGTGTTCCAGCACTTCGAATTGTTCCCGCACCTGACCATCACCGAGAACCTGACCATCGCGCAGATCAAGGTACTGGGCCGCAGCAAGGAAGAAGCCACCAAAAAAGGCCTGCAATTGCTTGAGCGCGTCGGCCTGTCCGCCCACGCCCACAAGCACCCGGGCCAACTCTCCGGCGGCCAGCAACAGCGCGTGGCGATCGCCCGTGCGCTGGCGATGGACCCGGTGGTGATGCTGTTCGACGAACCGACCTCGGCCCTCGACCCGGAAATGGTCAACGAAGTACTCGACGTGATGGTGCAACTGGCCCACGAAGGCATGACCATGATGTGCGTGACCCACGAAATGGGCTTCGCTCGCAAGGTGGCGAACCGGGTGATCTTCATGGACCAGGGCCAGATCATCGAGGATTGCGAGAAGGAAGAGTTCTTCGGCGACATCAGCGCCCGCTCCGAACGCGCGCAGCATTTCCTTGAGAAAATCCTGCAGCACTAAGCGTCGCCTTCTTTAGACGCGCTTGTCCTTGTGGCGAGGAAGCTTGCTCCCTCGCCACGGGACCGCGTTTGAAGGGCAATCGCCGCCTCACTGGTTGATCCAAGGCTTCTGTGATGAAATGCGACCCCACCCTCTATCGCGCCGCGCCGCCATCACTCGCCGTGAAACCCCGCCTGATCCGCCACCTGTTCCTGCCGCCGCTGGTCATTGCGCTGATGATCGGCCTGGGTTACCTCGGCTTCTGGATCAGCGAGCACTACGGCATTCGCGGCCTGGCCGAGAATGGCGAACGCCAGCTGGAACTGCATGCCCGTGCGGTGGAAAGCGAGATCAGCAAATATACCTATCTGCCCAGCCTGCTGGAGCTTGAATCCAGCGTCTCAAAACTGCTCGACGACCCGACACCCGAGCACCGCAAGACCGTCAACGAGTACCTCGAAGGCCTGAATCGGCGCAGCCGTAGCCGGGCCATCTATGTCATGGACACCACCGGCCGGGTGATGGCCACCAGCAACTGGCGCGACGTCGACAGTTACCTGGGCGAAGACCTGTCATTCCGCGCCTACTTCCAGAACGCCGTTCGCGGCCAGCCGGGACGCTTCTACGGCATCGGCAGCACCAACGGCGAGCCGGGCTACTACCTGGCCCATGGGCTGGAAGAAAGGGGCAAGATCATCGGCGTGGCCGTGGTCAAGGTGCGTCTCGAAGCCATGGAGGAACGCTGGCAGCGAGCACGCCTGGAAGCCTTCGTCAGCGACGAGAACAGCATCATCATCCTCTCCAGCGATCCGGCGCGACGGCTCAAGTCCGTACGGCCGCTGAGCGACGAAACCAAGGAACGCCTGGCCCGCAGCCTGCAATATTACTGGTTCCCGCTGAACGAACTGATCCCCTTGGCCCGCGAACAACTGGCCGAAGGCATGGAGAAGCTGACCTTCCCCGCCAATACCGAAATCGCCGCCGACCAGCAGGCCACCAGCTACCTCTCGCAGACCCGGCCGTTGAGCGACACGCCGTGGAATTTCACCTTGCTCACCCCACTGGAAGACCTGCGCCGCCAAGCGATCAACCAGGGCATCCTGGTGGCCGTGGCGTTTGCCCTGGTGGCCTTCCTGCTGATCGCCTGGAACGAGCGGCGCAAGGTGATTGCCACCCGCCTCGCCGCCCGCGAAGCGTTGCAGGAAGCCAACAACCAGCTCGAGCGTCGGATTACCGAACGCACCACTGACCTGCGGGCCAGCAACGAGCGGCTCAAAGGCCAGATCCGCGAACGCCGGCAAGCGGAAGAGACCCTGCGCCGCGCCCAGGACGAACTGGTACAGGCTGGCAAGCTGGCGGCCATCGGCCAGATGTCCACCAGCATCGCCCATGAACTCAACCAGCCGCTGGCCGCGTTGCGTACGTTGTCCGGCAACACGGTGCGCTTCCTGGAGCGCGGCCAGCTGGACATTGCCAGCGCCAACCTCAGGACCATCAACGACCTGATCGACCGCATGGGCCGGATCACCGCCAGCCTGCGTGCCTTTGCCCGGCGCGGTGACGACAAAGGCCGGGCCAGCCTGGGCAAGGCCGTCGAGGCCGCGCTGCAATTGCTCGGGGCGCGTCTGGAAAAACTTGGCGTCCAGACACAGACAGCTTTCGAAGAC includes:
- a CDS encoding amino acid ABC transporter permease codes for the protein MEFDFTGIIPAIPGLWNGMVMTLKLMALGVVGGIILGTILALMRLSHNKLVSNIAGAYVNYFRSIPLLLVITWFYLAVPFVLRWITGEDTPIGAFGSCVVAFMMFEAAYFCEIVRAGVQSIPKGQMGAAQALGMNYGQVMRLIILPQAFRKMTPLLLQQSIILFQDTSLVYTVGLVDFLNASRANGDIIGRSNEFLIIAGLVYFTISFAASLLVKRLQKRFAV
- a CDS encoding glutamate/aspartate ABC transporter substrate-binding protein, with translation MRIVPHLLGAAVAAALISTPVFAAELTGTLKKIKESGVVTLGHRDASIPFSYIADASGKPVGYSHDIQLKVVEALKKELDVPNLQVKYNLVTSQTRIPLVQNGTVDLECGSTTNNVERQQQVAFSVGIFEIGTKLLSKKDSKYKDFGDLNGKNVVTTAGTTSERLLKAMNADKQMGMNVISAKDHGESFQMLESGRAVAFMMDDALLAGEAAKAKKADDWAVTGTPQSYEIYGCMMRKGDEPFKKVVDDAIKATYASGEINKIYEKWFMQPIPPKGLNLNFPMSDELKALIATPTDKAADEKKS
- a CDS encoding amino acid ABC transporter permease; protein product: MNYNWDWSVFFKSTGVGSEIYLDWYVAGLGWTIAIAVVAWIIALLLGSILGVMRTVPNRLVSGIATCYVELFRNVPLLVQLFIWYFLVPDLLPADMQEWYKQDLNPTTSAYLSVVVCLGLFTAARVCEQVRTGIQALPRGQEAAARAMGFKLPQIYWNVLLPQAYRIIIPPLTSEFLNVFKNSSVASLIGLMELLAQTKQTAEFSANLFEAFTLATLIYFTLNMSLMLLMRMVEKKVAVPGLISVGGK
- a CDS encoding amino acid ABC transporter ATP-binding protein; this translates as MISIKNINKWYGDFQVLTNCSTEVSKGEVVVVCGPSGSGKSTLIKCVNALEPFQKGDIVVDGTSIADPKTNLPKLRSRVGMVFQHFELFPHLTITENLTIAQIKVLGRSKEEATKKGLQLLERVGLSAHAHKHPGQLSGGQQQRVAIARALAMDPVVMLFDEPTSALDPEMVNEVLDVMVQLAHEGMTMMCVTHEMGFARKVANRVIFMDQGQIIEDCEKEEFFGDISARSERAQHFLEKILQH
- a CDS encoding sensor histidine kinase, with product MKCDPTLYRAAPPSLAVKPRLIRHLFLPPLVIALMIGLGYLGFWISEHYGIRGLAENGERQLELHARAVESEISKYTYLPSLLELESSVSKLLDDPTPEHRKTVNEYLEGLNRRSRSRAIYVMDTTGRVMATSNWRDVDSYLGEDLSFRAYFQNAVRGQPGRFYGIGSTNGEPGYYLAHGLEERGKIIGVAVVKVRLEAMEERWQRARLEAFVSDENSIIILSSDPARRLKSVRPLSDETKERLARSLQYYWFPLNELIPLAREQLAEGMEKLTFPANTEIAADQQATSYLSQTRPLSDTPWNFTLLTPLEDLRRQAINQGILVAVAFALVAFLLIAWNERRKVIATRLAAREALQEANNQLERRITERTTDLRASNERLKGQIRERRQAEETLRRAQDELVQAGKLAAIGQMSTSIAHELNQPLAALRTLSGNTVRFLERGQLDIASANLRTINDLIDRMGRITASLRAFARRGDDKGRASLGKAVEAALQLLGARLEKLGVQTQTAFEDVQLQIDQTRLEQILVNLIGNALDAMQVQPEPRLWLAGEISDGKCRLRVRDNGHGIDPEARKHLFEPFFTTKPGEQGLGLGLTLSASLCAAAGGHLGVEHPDDGGTTFVLSLPLVSLSPPEPL
- the glpD gene encoding glycerol-3-phosphate dehydrogenase; protein product: MPNSTLPMPPLAEIYDVAVIGGGINGVGIAADAAGRGLSVFLCEKDDLASHTSSASSKLIHGGLRYLEHYEFRLVREALAEREVLLTKAPHIVKQMRFVLPHRPHLRPAWMIRAGLFLYDHLGKREQLAGSRSLKFGADSALKSEITKGFEYSDCWVDDARLVVLNAMAAREKGAHIHTRTRCVSARRSKGLWQLNLERADGSLFSIQAKSLVNAAGPWVAKFIRDDLKMESPYGIRLIQGSHLIVPKLYEGEHAHILQNEDQRIVFTIPYLNQFTLIGTTDREYTGDPAKVAITEGETDYLLKVVNAHFKKQISRDDILHSYSGVRPLCNDESDNPSAVTRDYTLALSGGGQEAPLLSVFGGKLTTYRKLAESAMAQLAPYFTQMRPSWTALETLPGGENMTTPQALCSAIRDKFDWLPTDIARRWATTYGSRTWRMLEGVHSLADLGEHIGAGLYTREVDYLCSDEWAIDAEDILWRRSKLGLFTTAAEREKLRTYLDKVEHNRRKIEAA
- a CDS encoding DeoR/GlpR family transcriptional regulator, whose product is MNLPPRQQQILELVRERGYVSIEEMAQLFVVTPQTIRRDINQLAEVNLLRRYHGGAAYDSSVENTAYAMRADQMRDEKQRIAEAIAAQIPDHASLFINIGTTTESIARALLNHNHLKVITNNLHVASILSAKDDFEVLIAGGNVRRDGGVVGQASVDFINQFKVDFALVGISGIDEDGSLLDFDYQEVRVSQAIIANARQVLLAADSSKFGRNAMVRLGPISLIDCLVTDQQPVPALAQLLTQHKIRLEVV